In a single window of the uncultured Pseudodesulfovibrio sp. genome:
- the cobA gene encoding uroporphyrinogen-III C-methyltransferase, whose protein sequence is MANVFLVGAGPGDPGMLTLRAKEIIESCDVMIYDYLANAEFLKWCKPDCEILYVGKKGGDHTLPQDQINGLIVEKARSGKIICRLKGGDPYVFGRGGEEGEELVEAGIDFEVVPGITAGVAAPAYAGIPVTHRDHTTSVCFITGHEDPTKSESGHNWAVYGQSTSTLVFYMGVGNLPMIAKNLMDNGRAADTPVALVRWGTRCNQTSFVSDLEHVAEEAEARHWKAPSIIIVGGVCSLHDKLGWFEKKPILGQGVIVTRAREQASGLVNILREQGACVREFPTISVEPLDDYAEVETAILQLARYQWVVFTSVNGVKYFWQQLRAIGLDARIFGGMQIAAIGPATADELRARGIEPDFIPEKYVAEHVVKGLLERGIAGSDVLIPRAKVAREVLPRELKEAGCNVTVLPVYETRLGQSSGDEIMEALGAGDIRYVTFTSSSTVENFFELVPVDAFKNYPDVKIASIGPVTSDTVRKFGLTPALEPEEYTIPGLVDALIKDATAK, encoded by the coding sequence TATTCCTCGTCGGAGCCGGTCCGGGCGATCCGGGCATGCTCACCCTGCGGGCTAAGGAGATCATCGAGTCGTGTGACGTGATGATCTACGACTATCTGGCCAACGCCGAATTTTTGAAGTGGTGCAAGCCGGATTGTGAAATCCTGTATGTTGGCAAGAAGGGCGGCGATCACACCCTGCCCCAGGACCAGATCAACGGTCTGATCGTGGAGAAAGCCAGATCCGGCAAGATCATCTGCCGCCTCAAGGGCGGTGACCCGTATGTGTTCGGGCGCGGCGGCGAAGAGGGCGAGGAGCTCGTGGAAGCGGGCATCGACTTCGAGGTGGTGCCCGGCATCACAGCGGGCGTGGCCGCCCCGGCCTACGCGGGCATCCCGGTGACCCACCGCGACCACACCACCAGCGTCTGCTTCATCACCGGGCACGAGGACCCGACCAAGTCCGAGTCCGGCCACAACTGGGCCGTGTACGGGCAGTCCACTTCCACGCTGGTCTTCTACATGGGCGTGGGCAACCTGCCCATGATCGCCAAGAATCTCATGGACAACGGGCGCGCGGCCGATACCCCGGTGGCATTGGTCCGCTGGGGCACGCGCTGCAACCAGACCTCGTTCGTGTCCGACCTGGAACACGTGGCCGAAGAGGCCGAGGCCCGGCATTGGAAGGCTCCGTCCATCATCATCGTGGGCGGCGTCTGCTCGCTGCACGACAAGCTCGGCTGGTTCGAGAAGAAACCCATACTCGGCCAGGGTGTGATCGTCACCCGAGCGAGAGAGCAGGCTTCGGGCCTGGTCAATATCCTGCGCGAGCAGGGCGCCTGCGTGCGCGAGTTCCCGACCATCTCGGTGGAGCCGCTGGACGACTACGCCGAGGTTGAAACCGCCATCCTGCAACTGGCCCGCTACCAGTGGGTGGTCTTCACCTCGGTCAACGGTGTCAAATACTTCTGGCAGCAGCTCCGGGCCATCGGCCTGGACGCGCGCATCTTCGGCGGCATGCAGATCGCGGCCATCGGACCGGCCACGGCGGACGAGCTCCGCGCCCGCGGCATCGAGCCGGACTTCATCCCCGAGAAGTACGTGGCCGAACACGTGGTCAAGGGCTTGCTCGAACGCGGTATCGCCGGTTCGGACGTGCTCATCCCGCGTGCCAAGGTGGCCAGAGAGGTCCTGCCCCGCGAGCTGAAGGAAGCGGGCTGCAATGTCACGGTCCTGCCGGTCTACGAGACCCGGCTGGGCCAGTCTTCTGGCGACGAGATCATGGAAGCGCTCGGCGCGGGCGATATCCGCTACGTGACCTTCACCTCGTCGAGCACGGTGGAAAACTTCTTCGAGCTGGTGCCTGTCGATGCGTTCAAGAATTATCCGGACGTGAAGATCGCCTCCATCGGCCCGGTGACCTCGGATACGGTCCGCAAGTTCGGCCTGACTCCGGCGCTGGAGCCCGAGGAGTACACCATTCCCGGCCTGGTGGACGCCCTCATCAAGGACGCGACCGCGAAATAG
- a CDS encoding YegP family protein — MAGKFERKQTSDGQWMFNLKAGNGEIILTSERYTAKSGCDNGIASVQANSPLDERYERKEAKNGQPYFVLKAANHQVIGVSEMYSSKSAMETGIESVKTNGRTTSIVDV; from the coding sequence ATGGCAGGCAAATTCGAACGCAAGCAGACATCAGACGGACAATGGATGTTCAACCTCAAAGCGGGCAACGGCGAAATCATCCTGACCAGCGAACGGTACACGGCCAAAAGCGGGTGCGACAACGGCATCGCCAGCGTGCAGGCAAACAGCCCCCTGGACGAACGGTATGAACGCAAGGAAGCCAAAAACGGCCAGCCCTATTTCGTACTCAAGGCCGCCAATCATCAGGTCATCGGCGTAAGCGAAATGTACTCCTCCAAATCCGCCATGGAGACCGGCATCGAGTCGGTGAAAACCAACGGTCGTACCACAAGCATCGTGGACGTCTAG
- a CDS encoding transporter substrate-binding domain-containing protein: MRRLCPLLILIILLIPVAAGADGVRVLTEFNPPFAFDTRSGPSGIATDLFLRMADRAGIHMERKNILVWPWARGYKEILEKPDVILYAMARTPAREKLFQWIGPIMPLRSGLFALKSSGITITNPADSAGLYRYGTMRASASEQKMIQLGVPEGRMDSVHDRKLNIRKLVQDHIDILVGNIPATLYTIRQMGLDPDKFEEVFLLMSVDLYYAASLDMDPKMVNALQAALDSLKADGTVERIIESYQ; encoded by the coding sequence ATGAGACGCCTGTGTCCGCTGCTTATCCTTATCATCCTGCTCATCCCCGTTGCGGCCGGGGCCGATGGAGTTCGCGTCCTTACCGAGTTCAACCCGCCCTTCGCCTTCGACACCCGCAGTGGTCCTTCGGGCATCGCCACCGACCTGTTTCTCCGCATGGCTGACCGGGCCGGAATCCACATGGAACGCAAGAACATCCTCGTCTGGCCGTGGGCCAGAGGGTACAAAGAGATACTCGAAAAACCCGACGTCATCCTCTATGCCATGGCCCGGACTCCGGCGCGCGAAAAGCTGTTCCAATGGATCGGGCCGATCATGCCCTTGCGCAGTGGGCTTTTCGCCCTCAAGAGCAGTGGAATAACCATAACGAACCCCGCAGACAGCGCCGGGTTGTATCGCTACGGGACCATGCGGGCCAGTGCTTCGGAGCAGAAGATGATCCAACTGGGCGTGCCCGAGGGCCGCATGGACTCCGTTCACGACCGCAAACTGAACATCCGCAAGCTCGTCCAGGATCACATAGACATACTCGTGGGGAATATACCGGCCACCCTTTACACCATCCGCCAGATGGGGCTGGATCCCGACAAGTTCGAGGAAGTATTCCTGCTGATGAGTGTCGATCTCTATTACGCCGCCAGCCTGGATATGGATCCGAAAATGGTGAACGCCCTCCAAGCCGCCCTGGACAGCCTCAAGGCCGACGGCACTGTCGAGCGCATTATCGAAAGCTACCAATAG